From Triticum urartu cultivar G1812 chromosome 2, Tu2.1, whole genome shotgun sequence, a single genomic window includes:
- the LOC125534939 gene encoding uncharacterized protein LOC125534939 has product MAAVGAKAVPPTLLSLCLQAVAAHLTADAAGAGRSGGCGAQFDGFVQEHEEEGGGGHLAPEQVAEALPWELLHQLASSLPPFALELLHHGAHARCCSSTSLTDRFGEADGNRRGTKRSRCEDFSTAWQALFESRWPLHDNTGHDNLVTVDWQQLYWEKHLQECLDEAAEAALLPLFCGRIGELSMSDKIMSSVYLSENIAQQYSRLSYHWTILGSYARCLRFQNVLCTAEVCVSAQAVPCSFIFPLSMINYLRSVACVVSIVHLYCCYFVGILLFVYLSIIHTTINVHSDSQIPE; this is encoded by the exons ATGGCTGCTGTCGGCGCGAAGGCGGTGCCGCCCACTCTGCTGTCGCTGTGCCTGCAAGCGGTCGCCGCGCATCTCACCGCCGACGCAGCCGGCGCGGGTCGATCTGGTGGGTGCGGCGCTCAGTTCGACGGGTTCGTCCAGGAGCACGAGGAGGAGGGGGGTGGCGGCCACCTCGCGCCGGAGCAGGTCGCGGAGGCGCTGCCCTGGGAGCTTCTCCACCAGCTGGCGTCTTCTCTGCCGCCGTTCGCTCTCGAACTGCTCCATCACGGCGCCCATGCCCG ATGCTGCTCTTCTACTTCCCTTACTGATCGATTCGGAGAGGCCGACGGCAATAGACGTGGGACAAAACGTTCAAG GTGTGAAGACTTCAGCACTGCATGGCAGGCATTGTTCGAATCTCGCTGGCCCCTCCATGATAACACTGGACATGATAACTTGGTTACTGTAGATTGGCAGCAGCTGTACTGGGAAAAGCATTTGCAAGA GTGCCTGGACGAAGCTGCAGAGGCTGCGTTGCTTCCTTTATTTTGTGGGCGTATTGGTGAGCTAAGTATGTCAG ATAAAATCATGAGTTCCGTTTACCTCAGTGAGAACATAGCCCAACAGTATTCCAGACTGTCATATCATTGGACCATACTTGGATCTTATGCAAG GTGCTTGAGATTTCAAAATGTGCTTTGCACGGCCGAAGTTTGTGTAAGTGCTCAAGCAGTACCTTGTTCCTTCATTTTTCCACTGTCTATGATTAATTATCTACGGTCTGTAGCATGTGTTGTTTCAATTGTGCATCTGTATTGCTGTTATTTTGTTGGTATTTTGTTATTTGTGTATCTCTCCATCATCCATACAACAATAA